One region of Epilithonimonas zeae genomic DNA includes:
- a CDS encoding glycoside hydrolase family 3 C-terminal domain-containing protein, translating to MIKKLILLSVLGCMTQFSFAQKKTPVYLDDSKPVEQRIEDALSRMTLEEKINIIHAQSKFSSHGVPRLGIPELWTADGPHGVRSEVLWDEWDQAGWTNDSIIAYPALTALSATWNRNMSSIYGKSLGEEARYRGKDVILGPGVNIYRTPLNGRNFEYMGEDPFLTSQMVVPYIKGVQANGVATSVKHFALNNQETFRHSSNVIVDDRALYEIYLPPFKAAVQEGDSWTIMGAYDLYKGQHASHNQYLLNDILKGEWGYKGVVVSDWGAVLDTDQAIHNGLDLEFGTWTNGLSKGTSNAYENYYLAKPYLDLIKSGKVGTKELDDKVRRVLGLAYKTSMNKNKPFGSIASEDHIAAAKQIASEGIVLLQNQKATLPINLSKTKKIAVIGENAIKMMTVGGGSSSLKVKYETLPLDGIKERFGKQAEVVYARGYVGDVGGDYNGVKSGQNLKETRSSAELISEAVKLAKESDFVVFVGGLNKSDHQDAEGMDRESYGLPYDQDKLISELSKANKNLAVVLVSGNAVAMPWIKEVPSVLQSWYLGSESGHAIAAVLAGDVNPSGKLPFSFPVKLEDNSAHALGEYPGNKAELAAGKGKDLKDPINITYNEGIFVGYRWHDTKNIKPLFSFGHGLSYTTFEYGKVKADKSELTANDKITFTVNVKNNGKVDGAEVVQLYISDLKSSLPRPLKELKGFDKVYLKAGESKDVSITIDKSALSFFDPAKHDWVAEPGDFEALIGSSSSDIRTKIKFTLK from the coding sequence ATGATTAAAAAATTAATATTACTTTCTGTATTAGGCTGTATGACACAGTTTAGTTTTGCTCAGAAAAAAACACCTGTTTATTTAGACGATTCCAAACCTGTAGAACAACGTATCGAAGATGCTTTGTCAAGGATGACTTTGGAGGAAAAAATCAATATCATTCACGCTCAATCCAAATTCAGTTCTCACGGCGTTCCAAGATTAGGAATTCCAGAACTTTGGACAGCCGACGGTCCTCACGGCGTACGTTCCGAAGTGCTTTGGGACGAGTGGGATCAAGCTGGTTGGACCAATGATTCCATTATCGCTTATCCAGCGTTGACAGCATTATCTGCAACTTGGAACAGAAATATGTCTTCTATCTACGGGAAATCTCTCGGGGAAGAAGCTAGATACAGAGGCAAGGATGTAATTCTAGGACCTGGCGTTAACATTTACAGAACACCTCTTAATGGTCGTAATTTCGAATATATGGGAGAAGATCCATTTTTGACTTCTCAGATGGTTGTGCCTTACATCAAAGGTGTTCAGGCTAATGGTGTCGCTACAAGTGTGAAACATTTCGCATTGAACAACCAGGAAACTTTTAGACACTCGAGCAACGTGATTGTGGATGACAGAGCGTTGTATGAGATTTATTTACCGCCATTCAAAGCAGCAGTTCAGGAAGGTGATTCTTGGACGATTATGGGAGCTTACGATTTATATAAAGGACAACACGCTAGTCATAATCAATATTTGTTGAATGATATTCTGAAAGGCGAGTGGGGTTACAAAGGTGTTGTAGTTTCCGATTGGGGTGCCGTTTTAGACACAGATCAAGCGATTCATAATGGTTTGGATTTAGAATTTGGAACCTGGACAAATGGTTTATCCAAAGGCACGAGCAATGCTTACGAGAATTATTATTTAGCAAAGCCTTATTTGGATTTGATTAAATCCGGAAAAGTCGGAACTAAAGAATTGGATGATAAAGTAAGAAGAGTTCTTGGTTTGGCTTACAAAACCTCGATGAATAAAAATAAGCCTTTCGGTTCTATCGCTTCAGAAGATCACATTGCTGCAGCAAAACAAATTGCATCAGAAGGAATTGTTCTTCTTCAGAATCAAAAAGCAACATTACCAATCAACTTATCTAAGACTAAAAAAATTGCTGTAATAGGAGAGAACGCTATCAAAATGATGACTGTTGGCGGTGGAAGTTCTTCTTTGAAAGTAAAATATGAAACTTTACCACTTGACGGAATCAAAGAACGTTTTGGGAAGCAGGCTGAAGTAGTTTATGCAAGAGGTTATGTTGGCGATGTTGGTGGAGATTATAATGGTGTAAAATCTGGTCAAAATCTAAAAGAAACGCGTTCTTCCGCAGAATTGATTTCCGAAGCTGTGAAATTGGCTAAAGAGTCCGATTTTGTAGTGTTTGTCGGAGGTTTGAATAAAAGTGATCATCAGGATGCAGAAGGAATGGATCGAGAAAGCTATGGTTTGCCTTATGACCAAGATAAATTGATTTCCGAATTGTCTAAAGCCAACAAAAATTTGGCTGTGGTTCTGGTTTCCGGTAATGCCGTTGCAATGCCTTGGATCAAAGAAGTGCCTTCAGTTTTGCAGTCTTGGTATTTGGGTTCTGAATCTGGTCACGCGATTGCGGCAGTTTTGGCTGGTGATGTCAACCCATCTGGGAAATTACCTTTCAGTTTTCCTGTGAAATTGGAAGATAATTCAGCACACGCTTTAGGAGAGTACCCTGGAAACAAGGCTGAATTAGCTGCTGGAAAAGGAAAAGATTTGAAAGATCCTATCAATATTACTTATAATGAAGGGATTTTTGTGGGTTACCGTTGGCACGATACGAAGAATATCAAACCATTATTCAGTTTTGGACACGGTTTGAGTTACACCACTTTCGAGTATGGAAAAGTAAAAGCAGACAAATCTGAATTAACAGCTAATGATAAAATCACTTTCACGGTAAATGTTAAAAATAATGGTAAAGTTGATGGAGCAGAAGTGGTGCAATTATACATCAGTGATTTGAAATCATCTTTGCCAAGACCTTTGAAAGAACTGAAAGGATTTGATAAAGTCTATTTGAAAGCTGGAGAATCTAAAGATGTTTCTATCACAATTGACAAATCTGCATTGAGCTTCTTTGATCCTGCAAAACACGATTGGGTTGCTGAGCCAGGCGATTTCGAAGCTTTGATTGGAAGTTCGTCTTCTGATATCAGAACCAAAATCAAGTTTACTTTGAAATAA
- a CDS encoding MmcQ/YjbR family DNA-binding protein yields MEIEEIREYCLSKKAVTEGFPFDNETLVFKVGGKMFLLISLEKQPTTFSAKADSEWSEELRENYPQISGAYHMNKTHWNSVLCEGLKKELILKMIDHSYDLVFKSLTKKLQAEILNS; encoded by the coding sequence ATGGAAATCGAGGAAATCCGCGAATATTGTCTATCCAAAAAAGCAGTTACAGAAGGTTTTCCTTTTGATAATGAAACCTTGGTTTTCAAGGTCGGCGGAAAAATGTTTCTTTTGATTTCCTTAGAAAAACAGCCCACTACATTTTCTGCAAAAGCCGACTCAGAATGGAGTGAGGAACTTCGGGAAAATTATCCTCAGATTTCTGGTGCTTATCATATGAATAAAACCCATTGGAATTCAGTCCTCTGTGAAGGTCTCAAAAAAGAATTGATTCTGAAAATGATTGACCATTCTTATGATCTGGTATTTAAATCTTTGACGAAGAAGTTACAAGCGGAAATTCTCAATAGCTAA
- a CDS encoding outer membrane lipoprotein-sorting protein, with translation MKKLILIFSIMFSIIISAQSAKDIIDKNIENSGGLTNWKLLNTVQIQGRVTLGINDSYLMKIYQQRPNLTKTAIVVGGKETPVEGYDGTNGYAMNYAQNKLQKYNDYIPESFDNDFIDWENKGFEAELLGKEKIGEQVYFKVELTKNVNKTIYFFDVKNYMLFREIKKDETLTYSDYRKVGNLLMPYRIESSSPKKDSDYVMMINKIEINKELPKNTFKF, from the coding sequence ATGAAAAAATTAATTCTCATATTTTCCATTATGTTTTCTATCATTATTTCTGCTCAATCGGCAAAAGATATCATTGATAAAAACATAGAAAATTCTGGAGGTCTTACCAACTGGAAACTTCTGAATACGGTTCAGATACAAGGGCGAGTAACTTTGGGAATTAATGATTCTTACTTAATGAAAATCTATCAGCAACGCCCTAATCTTACAAAAACGGCAATTGTAGTAGGTGGAAAAGAAACACCTGTTGAAGGCTATGATGGAACGAATGGCTACGCAATGAACTACGCTCAGAACAAGCTACAAAAGTATAACGATTACATTCCTGAGAGTTTTGACAATGACTTTATAGACTGGGAAAACAAAGGTTTTGAAGCAGAATTGTTAGGTAAAGAAAAAATCGGAGAACAAGTTTATTTTAAAGTAGAATTGACGAAAAATGTGAACAAAACCATTTACTTTTTTGATGTCAAAAACTATATGCTATTCCGGGAAATCAAGAAAGACGAAACTCTGACTTATTCCGATTACAGAAAAGTAGGAAACTTATTAATGCCTTATCGAATCGAATCGTCTTCGCCTAAAAAAGACAGCGATTATGTGATGATGATTAATAAAATCGAAATCAATAAAGAGCTGCCGAAGAATACTTTTAAATTCTAA
- the kdsB gene encoding 3-deoxy-manno-octulosonate cytidylyltransferase has translation MKVIAVIPARYNSTRFPAKLMEILGDRTVITTTYQNVVETGLFDDVFVATDSEIIFNEISKNGGKAVMTGEHETGSDRIAEAVQNIDCDIVINVQGDEPFLKKEPLKQLIDVFYRDDKKEISLASLKIQLKEAEEIQNPNNVKVVTDNNGFALYFSRSVIPFHRELSYNVKYYKHIGVYAFRKEALLKFSSLEMTPMEISEKLEQLRYLENGMKIKMVETDFVGIGIDTPEDLEKAKKLI, from the coding sequence ATGAAAGTTATTGCAGTCATTCCTGCTCGTTATAACTCTACAAGATTTCCAGCAAAATTGATGGAGATTTTAGGAGACAGAACCGTTATTACCACTACTTATCAGAATGTTGTCGAAACAGGTTTATTTGATGATGTTTTTGTAGCAACAGATTCAGAAATTATTTTTAATGAAATTTCCAAAAACGGCGGAAAAGCTGTAATGACGGGCGAACACGAAACGGGGAGTGACAGAATTGCAGAAGCTGTTCAAAACATCGATTGTGATATTGTGATTAATGTTCAGGGCGATGAACCTTTCCTCAAGAAAGAACCTTTGAAGCAGTTGATTGATGTTTTTTATAGAGATGATAAAAAGGAAATTTCTTTAGCTTCATTGAAAATTCAATTAAAAGAAGCTGAGGAAATCCAAAATCCAAATAACGTAAAAGTCGTTACTGATAATAATGGATTTGCATTGTATTTCAGTCGCTCCGTGATTCCTTTTCATCGAGAATTATCTTATAATGTCAAATATTACAAACATATTGGCGTTTACGCTTTCCGAAAAGAAGCTTTACTTAAATTCTCTTCTTTAGAAATGACTCCTATGGAAATTTCGGAAAAATTAGAGCAATTGCGTTACTTAGAAAATGGAATGAAAATTAAAATGGTAGAAACCGATTTTGTCGGGATTGGGATTGATACGCCGGAAGATTTGGAGAAAGCCAAAAAACTGATTTAA
- a CDS encoding four helix bundle protein, which yields MSDSIVGRKSFEFAVKIVNFYKKFSVEKREFILSKQLLRSGTSVGANIREGINAQSKRDFIHKLSIAQKECDETIYWIDLLFETNYIQKEDFDDLKNDATEILKILKSIIKTSKANNS from the coding sequence ATGAGTGACAGTATTGTTGGTAGAAAAAGTTTTGAATTCGCTGTCAAAATTGTAAATTTTTATAAAAAGTTTTCTGTTGAGAAAAGAGAATTTATTTTATCAAAACAATTACTTCGTTCAGGAACTTCTGTTGGTGCTAATATCAGAGAAGGAATTAATGCCCAAAGTAAAAGAGATTTTATTCATAAACTTTCAATTGCACAAAAAGAATGTGATGAAACTATTTATTGGATAGACTTGTTATTTGAAACCAATTATATTCAGAAAGAAGATTTTGATGATTTAAAAAATGATGCAACTGAAATTTTGAAAATCTTGAAAAGCATTATTAAAACGTCAAAAGCTAACAATTCATAA
- a CDS encoding pyridoxal phosphate-dependent aminotransferase, producing the protein MKVSKLASNLIGSEIIKIGNEVNDLKAKGAQISNLTIGDLNSNIYPIPSELKQGIEKAYKNNLTNYPPANGLQSLRQSVSNDLKKRWNLDYSANDILITAGSRPLIYAVFKTIVDEGDKVIYPIPSWNNNHYAYLTTANAVEVQTQESNNFLPTADDLRPYVDGAVLLCLCSPLNPTGTMFTKEQLSEICELVLEENKKRGADEKPLYLMYDQIYAMLTFGEDHYNPVSLFPEMKDYTIYVDGTSKCFAATGVRVGWGFGPSLVIDKMKALLTHVGAWAPKPEQEAVAEFLADDSAVDTFLEDYKQKLNTSLKELHAGIQDLKSKGLAVESISPMGALYLTIKLDYLGKTTPDGKILEDSTDLVFYLINNAGMALVPFSAFGNDKSVPWFRASVGGCSLDDIKDCLPKLQTALENLK; encoded by the coding sequence GTGAAAGTATCAAAACTCGCATCTAACCTGATTGGTTCGGAAATCATCAAAATCGGAAATGAAGTCAACGATTTGAAAGCCAAAGGTGCACAAATCTCAAATCTTACAATTGGCGACCTTAATTCTAATATCTATCCAATTCCTTCGGAATTGAAACAGGGAATTGAGAAAGCCTACAAAAATAATCTGACCAATTATCCGCCTGCAAACGGTTTGCAATCCTTAAGACAATCTGTGAGCAACGACCTTAAAAAACGTTGGAATCTGGATTATTCCGCTAATGATATTTTGATTACAGCTGGTTCAAGACCTTTGATTTACGCCGTTTTCAAAACAATTGTTGATGAAGGCGATAAAGTGATTTACCCGATTCCTTCTTGGAACAACAATCATTATGCGTATTTAACAACAGCCAATGCGGTTGAAGTTCAAACTCAGGAATCTAATAATTTCTTACCAACAGCGGATGACCTTCGTCCTTATGTTGATGGCGCAGTTTTGCTTTGCCTTTGTTCTCCACTCAATCCAACTGGAACAATGTTCACAAAAGAACAATTGTCTGAGATTTGCGAATTGGTTTTAGAAGAAAATAAAAAAAGAGGTGCAGACGAGAAACCGCTTTACTTGATGTATGATCAGATCTACGCAATGCTGACTTTTGGCGAAGACCATTATAACCCGGTAAGCCTTTTCCCAGAAATGAAAGATTACACAATCTATGTTGATGGAACGTCTAAATGTTTCGCAGCGACCGGCGTTAGAGTAGGTTGGGGATTTGGGCCGAGTTTGGTGATTGACAAGATGAAAGCCCTTTTAACTCACGTTGGAGCTTGGGCACCAAAACCAGAACAAGAAGCGGTTGCTGAGTTTTTAGCTGATGATTCTGCAGTCGATACTTTCTTAGAGGATTACAAACAAAAACTGAATACAAGTTTGAAAGAACTTCACGCTGGTATCCAAGATTTGAAATCGAAAGGTCTTGCTGTGGAAAGTATTTCGCCAATGGGAGCACTTTATTTGACAATCAAGTTGGATTATCTTGGAAAAACTACACCGGACGGAAAAATTTTGGAAGATTCTACAGATTTGGTTTTCTATCTGATTAATAATGCAGGAATGGCTTTGGTGCCGTTCTCAGCGTTTGGAAATGATAAGTCAGTTCCTTGGTTCAGAGCTTCTGTTGGAGGCTGTTCTTTGGATGATATTAAGGACTGTCTTCCGAAGTTGCAAACAGCTTTAGAAAATCTTAAATAG
- a CDS encoding phospho-sugar mutase: MSELSTLDKAKLWLAEAFDLETRNAVQTLIDSNSPDLEDSFYRELEFGTGGMRGVMGVGTNRLNKYTLGQATQGLANYLHQSFPNEEIKVAIAYDVRNNSKEFGKIVADVLTANGIKVLLFKQHRPTPELSFTVRDKKCNAGIVLTASHNPPEYNGYKVYWSDGAQIVPPDDENIIREVYATKFEDIKFNGNDDLIEWVGEDQDDVYIGACMENSLYQNVGRDNLNIVFTSIHGTTYTTVPKALKKAGFTKLDLVKEQMIPSGNFPTVASPNPEEPAALSMAMDLARITNADIVIGTDPDGDRLGIAVRNLEGEMQLLNGNQTNTILTYYILDQWKKAGKITGKEFIGSTIVTSDVFFDVAEKFGVDCKVGLTGFKWIGKMIRDFEGQEKFICGGEESFGFMTGDFVRDKDSCGSILTACEIAAWCKANGTTVYEYMIDIYKEVGFYFEGLINVVRKGRTGAEEITQMMSDFRSNPPKEIAGSPVEEVKDFKEQTCFVVSKNEKKVMDDIPKSNVLIFYTQDGTKVCVRPSGTEPKIKFYVSVKDSISSKEDFVAKLPKLEEKIAKVKQDLNL; this comes from the coding sequence ATGTCAGAATTATCAACATTAGATAAAGCAAAACTTTGGCTTGCAGAAGCATTTGATTTAGAAACTAGAAATGCAGTACAAACTTTAATCGATTCCAATTCACCAGATTTGGAAGATTCTTTTTACAGAGAATTAGAATTCGGAACAGGAGGAATGCGTGGTGTAATGGGAGTTGGGACGAATCGTTTAAATAAATACACATTAGGTCAGGCTACTCAGGGACTTGCGAACTATCTTCATCAATCTTTTCCAAATGAAGAAATCAAAGTGGCGATTGCTTATGACGTTCGTAATAACTCCAAAGAATTTGGGAAAATTGTTGCGGATGTTTTAACAGCGAACGGAATCAAAGTCCTGCTGTTCAAGCAACATCGCCCAACTCCAGAATTGTCTTTCACTGTTAGAGATAAAAAATGTAATGCGGGAATCGTTTTGACGGCTTCTCACAATCCACCGGAATATAACGGTTACAAAGTATATTGGAGTGACGGTGCGCAAATCGTTCCGCCGGATGATGAAAATATCATCAGAGAAGTTTATGCTACTAAGTTTGAGGACATCAAATTCAACGGAAATGATGACCTAATCGAATGGGTTGGCGAAGACCAGGATGATGTTTACATCGGTGCTTGTATGGAAAATTCTCTTTATCAAAATGTTGGAAGAGATAACTTAAACATCGTTTTCACATCCATCCACGGAACAACTTATACGACCGTTCCAAAAGCATTGAAGAAAGCCGGATTTACGAAATTGGACTTGGTTAAGGAACAGATGATTCCAAGCGGAAATTTCCCAACCGTAGCTTCACCAAACCCGGAAGAGCCTGCAGCGCTTTCTATGGCAATGGATCTGGCGAGAATTACAAATGCTGATATCGTTATCGGAACAGATCCGGACGGTGACAGATTAGGAATTGCAGTAAGAAATCTTGAAGGAGAAATGCAGCTTCTTAATGGAAATCAAACCAATACAATTCTTACTTATTATATCCTTGACCAATGGAAAAAAGCTGGAAAAATTACTGGAAAAGAGTTCATTGGTTCTACAATTGTGACTTCTGACGTTTTCTTTGATGTTGCAGAAAAATTCGGAGTGGATTGCAAAGTTGGATTGACTGGATTCAAATGGATTGGGAAAATGATTCGTGATTTTGAAGGTCAGGAAAAGTTCATTTGCGGAGGCGAAGAAAGTTTCGGTTTTATGACCGGAGATTTCGTTCGTGACAAGGATTCTTGTGGTTCTATTTTGACAGCTTGTGAAATCGCTGCTTGGTGTAAAGCCAATGGAACAACGGTTTACGAATATATGATTGACATCTATAAAGAAGTTGGTTTCTATTTCGAAGGCTTGATTAATGTTGTAAGAAAGGGTAGAACAGGTGCTGAAGAAATTACCCAGATGATGAGCGATTTCAGAAGTAATCCACCAAAAGAAATTGCTGGTTCTCCAGTAGAAGAAGTAAAGGATTTCAAAGAGCAGACTTGTTTCGTCGTTTCTAAGAACGAGAAAAAAGTAATGGACGATATTCCAAAGTCTAATGTATTGATTTTCTACACACAAGACGGAACCAAAGTTTGTGTTCGTCCTTCAGGAACCGAGCCAAAAATCAAATTCTACGTTTCTGTAAAAGACAGCATCTCTTCCAAAGAAGATTTTGTTGCAAAACTTCCTAAGCTTGAAGAGAAGATTGCTAAGGTAAAGCAGGATCTCAACTTGTAA
- a CDS encoding GIN domain-containing protein: MKKLLYLLLILTIVSCGKVKPKGEIQSKDLELAEFSRLDLKGKFRVFYVQSPHNFVNVETYPNFFDNLNIEVKDKNLSISEKSETDKVDFYNITIYGKNPFDVIKISDSVELNISSQMKVENFALHLKDNAKFIGSVISEKSEIEMANKSRANLLGKTTLAKLNIKDTASIISPYWYIKDLEIESQNGNYAELNVDEEIKGKIGNTSKLIYYGNPSKKLKVTDKATLENRKIN; the protein is encoded by the coding sequence ATGAAAAAACTATTATACTTACTTCTAATCTTAACAATCGTTTCCTGTGGAAAAGTAAAACCAAAAGGCGAAATCCAGTCCAAAGATTTGGAGTTAGCTGAATTTTCCAGACTGGATTTGAAAGGTAAATTCCGTGTTTTTTATGTTCAGAGTCCGCACAATTTCGTGAACGTGGAAACTTATCCTAATTTCTTTGATAATCTTAATATTGAAGTTAAAGACAAAAATCTGTCAATCTCAGAGAAAAGCGAAACAGATAAAGTGGATTTTTATAACATTACGATTTATGGAAAAAATCCTTTTGATGTGATTAAAATCTCTGATTCTGTGGAGCTTAATATTTCCAGTCAGATGAAAGTTGAAAATTTCGCACTTCATTTAAAAGATAATGCTAAATTTATCGGTTCAGTGATTTCAGAAAAGTCTGAGATAGAAATGGCAAATAAAAGCCGGGCTAATCTGTTGGGAAAAACGACTTTAGCCAAGCTTAATATCAAAGATACTGCAAGTATTATTTCGCCATATTGGTATATCAAAGATTTGGAAATCGAGTCTCAGAACGGAAATTATGCAGAACTGAATGTAGATGAAGAGATCAAAGGGAAAATCGGTAATACATCAAAATTGATTTATTACGGAAATCCTTCAAAAAAACTGAAAGTAACTGATAAAGCGACTTTGGAGAATAGGAAAATTAATTAA
- a CDS encoding ATP-binding protein has protein sequence MKIKIKNFGPIKNGLLENDGWIDISKNTIFIGNQGSGKSTIAKLISTFMWIEKALTRGDFDEKWLIRKNRFKNHFLTYHRLENYFPTDKKTIIEYKGDAFHFIYENDNFKVITNVDGSYQLPQIMYIPSERNFISYVKTPNELKLSSEALNEFLTEFNNAKNTLKSSVVFPINNLSIEYDKLNDVVNLKGSDYKVFLTESSSGFQSSIPLFLVTNYLTNSVDSKINQRESMSIDEQLRFRFIVDKIWSDKNLTDEQKRITISTLSNKFNKNVFFNIVEEPEQNLFPDSQLEIIKNLVLNNNKIAGNKLIITSHSPYLMSFLGIMIESYTLFDKAKKSKNDVVQKKLTEMLSSDLFIRPSDISIYEMNEEDGTLRLLPNFEGIPSDKNFLNLGLRKSNEFFDKLLELEEEL, from the coding sequence ATGAAAATTAAGATTAAGAATTTTGGGCCTATTAAAAATGGTCTTCTAGAAAATGATGGTTGGATAGATATTTCTAAAAATACAATTTTTATTGGAAATCAAGGTTCTGGAAAAAGTACAATTGCAAAATTGATTTCTACGTTTATGTGGATTGAAAAAGCATTGACTAGAGGAGATTTTGATGAAAAATGGTTAATTCGAAAAAACCGATTTAAAAACCATTTTTTAACTTATCATAGACTAGAAAATTATTTTCCTACAGATAAAAAAACAATTATTGAATATAAAGGTGACGCTTTTCATTTTATATACGAGAATGATAATTTCAAAGTTATTACAAACGTTGATGGTAGTTATCAATTGCCACAAATTATGTACATCCCTTCTGAAAGAAATTTTATCTCATACGTTAAAACGCCAAACGAATTAAAATTATCTTCAGAAGCACTAAATGAATTCCTCACTGAGTTTAACAATGCAAAAAATACTTTAAAAAGTTCAGTTGTTTTTCCAATAAATAATTTGTCAATTGAATATGATAAATTAAATGATGTTGTAAACTTAAAAGGTTCTGATTATAAAGTTTTTTTGACCGAGTCGTCGAGTGGTTTTCAATCTTCGATTCCTCTTTTTTTAGTAACAAACTATTTAACAAACTCTGTTGATTCTAAAATTAATCAAAGGGAGTCGATGAGTATTGATGAACAATTAAGATTTAGATTTATTGTAGATAAAATTTGGTCGGATAAAAATTTGACTGATGAACAAAAGCGTATTACTATTTCAACATTATCAAATAAATTTAACAAAAATGTTTTCTTTAATATAGTTGAGGAACCCGAGCAGAACTTATTTCCGGATTCTCAATTAGAAATCATCAAAAATCTAGTATTAAATAATAATAAGATTGCAGGAAACAAACTGATTATTACTTCTCATAGTCCATACTTAATGAGCTTTTTAGGAATTATGATAGAAAGCTATACATTATTTGATAAAGCCAAGAAGAGTAAAAATGATGTTGTTCAGAAGAAATTGACGGAAATGTTGTCTTCAGATTTATTTATTAGACCTTCAGATATTTCAATTTATGAAATGAATGAAGAAGATGGAACTTTAAGATTGCTTCCTAACTTTGAGGGAATTCCCTCGGACAAAAATTTTTTAAATCTTGGTTTGAGAAAAAGTAATGAGTTTTTTGATAAATTATTAGAGTTAGAAGAAGAGTTATGA
- a CDS encoding glycosyltransferase family 2 protein, translated as MNLSIIIPLLNEQDSLEELFTRIDNVCRDNKLSYEVWFIDDGSTDLSWSIIENMKIQHPQIHGIKFSKNYGKSQALHAAFEKVNGDVIITMDADLQDFPEEIPELYEMVTAGNYDIVSGWKKKRFDNVMTKNIPSKLFNAAARKVSGVSLHDFNCGLKAYRKQVVKSIDVYGDMHRYIPVLAANAGFRNITEKPVQHQARPYGTSKFGTERFVRGFLDLVTLWFVSRFGGRPMHFFGAAGTLMFIIGFLSAVWLGVSKLIDVYIFKIYGNLIANNPWFFIALTMMILGSLLFVAGFLGELIIRTNREHKNYHIEEMI; from the coding sequence ATGAATCTTTCTATAATCATTCCTTTGCTTAATGAACAAGACTCTTTGGAAGAGTTGTTCACCCGAATCGACAATGTTTGTCGAGACAACAAATTATCTTACGAAGTTTGGTTCATAGATGACGGAAGCACAGATTTGTCTTGGTCTATCATAGAAAATATGAAAATCCAGCATCCGCAGATCCACGGGATTAAATTTTCCAAAAACTATGGAAAATCGCAGGCACTTCACGCTGCTTTCGAAAAAGTGAATGGTGATGTAATTATCACAATGGACGCAGATTTACAGGATTTTCCGGAAGAGATTCCTGAGCTTTACGAAATGGTAACTGCTGGTAATTACGACATCGTTTCCGGTTGGAAAAAGAAACGTTTCGATAATGTGATGACCAAAAATATCCCGTCAAAACTCTTCAATGCGGCGGCTAGGAAAGTTTCCGGCGTTTCGCTTCACGATTTCAATTGCGGTTTGAAAGCCTATAGAAAACAAGTCGTAAAATCTATTGATGTTTACGGTGATATGCATCGTTACATTCCGGTTCTGGCGGCTAATGCAGGTTTCAGAAATATTACCGAAAAACCAGTTCAGCACCAGGCAAGACCTTATGGAACCTCAAAATTCGGGACAGAACGTTTTGTTCGCGGATTTTTGGATCTGGTAACGCTTTGGTTTGTGAGCAGATTTGGTGGCAGACCGATGCACTTCTTCGGAGCGGCGGGAACATTGATGTTCATCATTGGGTTTTTATCGGCGGTTTGGTTAGGTGTTTCAAAACTGATTGATGTTTATATTTTCAAAATTTACGGAAATCTGATTGCTAACAATCCTTGGTTTTTCATTGCTTTGACAATGATGATTCTGGGAAGTTTACTTTTCGTAGCCGGATTCTTAGGAGAGTTAATTATCAGAACCAATCGTGAGCATAAGAATTATCATATTGAGGAAATGATTTAA